One Etheostoma cragini isolate CJK2018 chromosome 6, CSU_Ecrag_1.0, whole genome shotgun sequence DNA window includes the following coding sequences:
- the LOC117946792 gene encoding uncharacterized protein LOC117946792 isoform X2, which yields MWSAFMNGSGLHSGGGARGGYVPSQGWEFVPCSGMERADRGRGKSRSPSRRISSPPTVFSHIYDSQLGASPDGREGGAGAQLELLRGQMWPGPEAQQQQTQHARLKKKFEDLKKRHSQDKEGWMREKESLLREVADIQGGENRRILLDLKTVLEEVQAEVKKEEEKRGELQLQYTRDRCAWELERAELKCRIAQLEAREGAGLISGGVQSAAGPGSVASRSAREQNGETSILRREREEQRRLLADTHSTAMDLRCRLEHNERDWLREKAELLERFNVERREWECQLKDMQKKIEELYCDVRTKRERTGLDSGRQAGDNEVHRLSIRSTSTGSSLLSDNEPLSSSSLSEPIRHPPLPGFGRNRNISGSDCVGREGHQSTCFQAHSLFECGVGGQFTQNEHSQTEQVDELRSRGTWQQDSATGSKEAVDTFELDAMLPGAPGCGVPQKNVSYGNEHNFHVRPEESPLQPTYGSDKKKNTTALNAALKEIALVSEELCSYQDEIRKKSGNKRNQFESLCLPEEIEMLCGHDETPLAVEEAPYDLSQIYEDLRALERENWITLSPDHTWQADRGPSKSWKANTVDPDSYGETQTSPGVLFEIDTAGPPIPPRTSSWNLSSPTHPDTELHIPESPVMTARKCHSPCVLVDKKGSSPSVVRKFEAMLQENEGKFLINGVVASCSVPAKSRCNMGCCHNRWSCDASKFTSSKLSTNGTVQKSFSEVNIVTAGKDPHSDYCPGVGNLKSSELQMPQIVKELPLDLLLSSLELPPASPNLQGSKKNITLEQKTAEFNRTLFQAEMGHGVEEPVSFILTDAGSVGYQPVFPPNCASDESLPPRETTFQPNCTDFTTSVTGVHPEVTLSTIQNTKLQPRRMRCGTGGQEVKMKQEILSDHSSEPQPQIINSQSPAHHPEVKHKVPTASSPSRKTKRRGATENLFSESVLPANTQPGSNVDSYSSKNENPHGARSQSARAGVSLQQPSAENKRRPMTQPGHQATLRHASVLPSQSDSSRPGLRMMNDHPWKALTLAAYPRPEGSRSNYGAVERILKNYESAARAQQNQSQPNEMASSPLVSVRQEENVTELDMLDMDPLPSPPTPRHTQTSHTSQTHTTHTELSSHFARGVKEIPLTVQGQEDFQWNT from the exons ATGTGGAGTGCGTTTATGAACGGCTCAGGCCTGCACAGCGGGGGCGGTGCTCGTGGTGGCTACGTCCCCTCTCAGGGATGGGAGTTTGTGCCATGCTCCGGGATGGAGAGGGCAGATAGAGGCAGGGGCAAAAGTCGCAGCCCGTCAAGGAGGATCTCATCTCCGCCCACCGTCTTCAGTCACATCTACGATTCCCAGCTCGGTGCTTCACCGGATGGAAGAGAAGGTGGAGCAGGGGCACAGCTTGAACTCCTTAGGGGACAAATGTGGCCGGGTCCCGAAGCCCAGCAGCAGCAAACACAACACGCGCGgctaaaaaagaaatttgaggATTTGAAAAAGCGACACTCACAGGATAAGGAAGGATGGATGCGCGAGAAGGAGTCATTGTTGAGAGAAGTAGCTGACATACAA GGGGGGGAGAACAGAAGGATTCTTCTGGACCTGAAGACGGTTTTGGAGGAAGTGCAGGCAGAGgtgaagaaagaggaggagaagaggggcGAGCTCCAGCTGCAGTACACCAGAGACAGATGTGCCTGGGAGCTGGAAAGGGCCGAGCTCAAATGCAGGATTGCACAG TTGGAGGCTAGAGAGGGTGCTGGCTTGATCAGTGGAGGGGTCCAGTCAGCAGCAGGTCCTGGCTCTGTGGCGTCACGGAGCGCTCGAGAACAGAACGGCGAGACTTCCATACTCCGCCGGGAGAGGGAAGAGCAGCGGAGGCTCCTGGCGGACACACACTCAACTGCCATGGACCTGCGCTGTCGCCTGGAGCACAATGAGAGGGACTGGTTAAGGGAGAAAGCCGAGCTGCTGGAGAGGTTCAACGTGGAGAGGAGGGAATGGGAGTGCCAGCTGAAGGATATGCAGAAGAAAATTGAGGAG CTGTACTGTGATGTGAGGACCAAGCGAGAACGGACCGGACTAGACAGTGGGAGGCAGGCCGGCGATAATGAGGTGCACAGACTCAGCATACGCTCAACCAGCACCGGATCCAGCCTGCTCAGTGACAACGAGCCgctgagcagcagcagtctgtCCGAGCCAATCAGACATCCACCGTTACCTGGTTTTGGTCGCAACAGAAACATCAGTGGCAGCGATTGCGTTGGCAGAGAGGGTCACCAATCCACCTGCTTCCAAGCACACAGCCTCTTTGAATGTGGTGTCGGTGGTCAGTTCACTCAGAATGAGCATTCACAAACTGAGCAGGTAGATGAGTTAAGATCAAGAGGCACATGGCAGCAAGACTCAGCCACGGGTAGCAAGGAAGCTGTGGATACATTTGAGCTGGATGCTATGCTTCCTGGAGCTCCTGGATGTGGAGTGCCACAGAAGAATGTCTCATACGGGAATGAACACAATTTCCATGTTCGTCCTGAAGAAAGTCCTCTTCAGCCAACGTATGGCAGcgacaagaagaagaacaccACTGCTCTCAATGCT GCTCTGAAGGAGATAGCCCTTGTAAGCGAGGAGCTTTGCAGCTACCAGGATGAGATCAGAAAGAAGAGTGGGAATAAGAG GAATCAGTTTGAATCCCTGTGCCTACCTGAGGAGATTGAGATGTTGTGTGGCCATGATGAAACCCCACTGGCAGTGGAGGAAGCTCCCTACGACCTAAGCCAGATATACGAAGACCTCCGGGCCTTGGAGAGGGAAAACTGGATCACCCTGTCACCAGATCACACCTGGCAAGCTGACAGAGGGCCAAGCAAATCCTGGAAAGCAAACACTGTTGATCCAGACAGCTATGGAGAAACACAGACAAGCCCTGGAGTACTCTTTGAGATTGATACAGCAGGCCCACCCATCCCTCCCCGCACCTCCTCCTGGAATCTGAGCTCCCCCACCCATCCAGACACAGAACTCCACATCCCGGAATCCCCCGTGATGACAGCAAGGAAGTGCCATAGCCCCTGTGTTCTAGTGGACAAAAAAGGTAGCAGCCCATCTGTTGTCAGGAAGTTCGAGGCCATGCTAcaagaaaatgaaggaaaattTTTAATCAACGGTGTTGTAGCATCGTGCTCTGTACCTGCTAAGTCTAGATGTAATATGGGCTGCTGCCACAACCGCTGGTCCTGTGATGCAAGCAAGTTCACTAGCAGTAAACTGTCGACAAACGGGACTGTCCAGAAAAGCTTTTCTGAAGTCAACATAGTGACTGCTGGAAAAGACCCGCACTCGGATTACTGCCCTGGTGTCGGGAACTTGAAAAGCTCTGAGCTACAAATGCCTCAGATTGTCAAAGAGTTGCCTTTAGATTTGCTCTTGTCCTCTCTCGAACTACCACCTGCCAGCCCCAACCTCCAGGgctccaaaaaaaacataacgcTGGAGCAAAAAACAGCTGAGTTCAACAGAACTTTGTTTCAGGCTGAGATGGGCCATGGCGTAGAGGAACCAGTCAGTTTTATACTTACAGATGCCGGCTCCGTGGGTTACCAACCAGTCTTTCCCCCAAATTGTGCATCAGATGAGAGTTTACCTCCCAGGGAGACAACATTTCAGCCAAATTGCACCGATTTTACCACTAGCGTCACAGGTGTACATCCTGAAGTCACATTGTCTACAATTCAGAACACCAAGCTCCAACCAAGGCGAATGAGATGTGGTACCGGAGGTCAAGAGGTAAAAATGAAGCAAGAAATCCTTTCCGACCATTCATCTGAACCACAGCCACAGATTATAAACTCTCAGAGTCCAGCACACCATCCTGAGGTCAAGCACAAAGTTCCAACAGCCAGCAGTCCTTCCAGGAAAACAAAGCGCAGAGGGGCCACAGAGAATCTCTTTTCTGAGTCTGTCTTGCCTGCAAACACCCAGCCAGGTTCGAATGTGGACAGTTACAGCTCCAAGAATGAGAATCCCCATGGAGCAAGGTCTCAGTCGGCCAGAGCTGGTGTTTCGCTCCAGCAGCCATCTGCTGAGAACAAAAGAAGACCGATGACACAGCCAGGGCACCAGGCAACGCTAAGGCATGCGTCTGTTCTTCCTTCCCAGTCAGACTCCTCCAGACCTGGGCTTCGAATGATGAATGACCATCCCTGGAAGGCCCTTACTCTGGCTGCGTACCCACGGCCTGAGGGATCCAGATCCAACTACGGTGCAGTGGAAAGGATTCTGAAGAATTATGAGAGTGCAGCCCGGGCTCAACAAAATCAGAGCCAACCGAACGAGATGGCTTCAAGTCCTTTGGTCAGTGTCAGGCAGGAGGAGAACGTCACAGAACTGGACATGCTGGACATGGACCCTCTGCCCTCACCTCCCACTccgagacacacacagacttcacACACCTCACAGACGCACACCACACATACAGAGCTCAGCAGCCACTTCGCCAGGGGTGTGAAAGAGATACCTCTAACAGTGCAG GGTCAAGAAGACTTCCAATGGAACACGtga